One stretch of Leadbetterella byssophila DSM 17132 DNA includes these proteins:
- a CDS encoding MalY/PatB family protein, which yields MDFERLFDRKKDGSIKWNKYSEDILPMWVADMDFEVAPAIKESLLQYVQTGIYGYAAPNDDHAEAVKNWLSKQYHWEIEKEWIVWLPSVLSGIGTTARLISSLPYGVMTSIPVYRPFIDFAEGDGRYLQAVPLKLQDNKWTMDFEAMESMVTDETKMYILCNPHNPTGRMYNEDELKRLVDFCERHDILLCSDEIHADIILEKGRRHIPVASLNESAAMRTVSLFSAAKAFNIPALNSAFAIIPNSEIRKKFERTKLHTVPNLYKQGADAMVAAYRNSEDWLNASLDYLRSNYAYLYSEIQAIPGLKMLPMEATYLAWIDYSDLGVDTFADILENHGVGAMEASIFLGEKHIRLNFGTQRFRLEQAVTRIKEAVEYLKTRV from the coding sequence ATGGATTTTGAACGGCTTTTCGATAGGAAGAAGGATGGAAGTATAAAGTGGAATAAGTATTCTGAGGATATACTGCCCATGTGGGTAGCAGATATGGACTTTGAAGTGGCTCCCGCCATCAAGGAATCCTTGCTTCAATACGTGCAAACCGGTATATACGGATATGCTGCACCAAATGATGATCATGCTGAAGCAGTCAAAAATTGGCTTTCCAAGCAGTACCATTGGGAGATTGAAAAGGAATGGATTGTGTGGTTACCTTCCGTCCTTTCAGGTATAGGGACCACCGCTAGATTGATCTCTTCTCTGCCTTATGGAGTGATGACCTCCATCCCGGTCTATAGACCCTTTATCGATTTTGCAGAAGGTGATGGAAGATACTTACAAGCCGTACCATTAAAGCTCCAGGATAATAAATGGACCATGGATTTTGAGGCCATGGAAAGCATGGTGACGGATGAAACGAAGATGTATATCCTTTGTAACCCACATAATCCTACGGGAAGGATGTATAACGAAGACGAACTGAAGAGACTCGTAGATTTCTGTGAACGGCATGATATTCTCCTTTGTTCTGATGAAATCCATGCAGATATCATTCTGGAAAAGGGAAGGAGGCACATCCCAGTAGCTTCTTTAAATGAATCAGCAGCTATGAGAACCGTTTCTCTTTTCTCTGCAGCTAAAGCATTCAATATTCCTGCTCTGAATTCGGCTTTTGCCATCATTCCTAATTCGGAGATTCGCAAGAAGTTTGAACGTACTAAACTTCATACCGTTCCTAACCTTTATAAGCAGGGAGCTGACGCTATGGTAGCTGCGTACAGAAATAGTGAGGACTGGTTGAATGCTTCATTGGATTATTTGCGTTCCAATTACGCCTACCTTTACTCCGAAATTCAAGCTATTCCGGGTCTGAAGATGTTGCCTATGGAAGCTACCTACTTAGCGTGGATAGATTATTCCGATCTTGGGGTAGATACCTTTGCGGACATCCTTGAAAATCATGGAGTAGGGGCCATGGAAGCCTCCATCTTTTTAGGAGAAAAGCATATACGTTTAAATTTCGGAACACAGCGTTTCCGACTAGAACAAGCCGTGACCCGAATCAAGGAGGCAGTAGAATACCTTAAAACTCGGGTTTAA
- a CDS encoding RluA family pseudouridine synthase gives MRRLDSKITYFPEHILREHPLPERFTFPFYYEPHPLTAYAAEQLMHRLETDESLEHNFGLGKHEHLPTIGKMFGVLLIKDLEGKIGFLSGVSGKLAGSNEHEFLVPPVFDMLTEEGFFLREIVEINAINEEIERLENDPKFVQLLTEYEELTDQEEKKINTLKETLRVRKAERDRCRKTGEVPEEELVKQSLSDKRLLNKEVRESKERLHLYKLQIAKTEDQLEDLRRKRKTRSAEIQAELFSQYSFLNKEGKTKSLYDIFRNSPFGKPPAAAGECATPKLLQYAFLNGYEPLAMAEFWWGASPKSEVRKHKHYYGACRGKCEPILGHMLEGIELDPNPLLDTVEKDIEIIYEDDYLAVVNKPSGLLSVPGIQIYDSVYSRLQARWDHEAPLVVHRLDQDTSGILVMARNKNVHKHLQSQFIRRTVIKHYIALLEGHLVEDKGEIHLPLRVDLDDRPRQMVCYEHGKKAHTIWEKIGIEGPYTRVKFFPVTGRTHQLRMHAAHHEGLNAPIKGDDMYGKAAERLCLHAAYLEFLHPVKKERMSFEVKPEF, from the coding sequence TTGCGCAGATTGGATTCTAAGATAACGTATTTTCCAGAACATATACTCCGGGAGCATCCGCTTCCGGAGCGTTTTACCTTTCCATTTTACTACGAACCTCATCCTTTGACGGCTTATGCAGCAGAGCAGTTGATGCACCGTCTGGAAACGGATGAATCCTTAGAGCATAATTTTGGTCTAGGAAAACACGAACATTTGCCTACAATTGGGAAAATGTTTGGTGTGTTGCTCATCAAAGACCTTGAGGGAAAAATAGGTTTCCTTTCTGGAGTATCCGGAAAATTAGCTGGGAGCAATGAGCATGAGTTCTTAGTACCACCCGTATTTGATATGCTCACAGAAGAAGGCTTTTTCTTGAGAGAAATAGTAGAGATTAATGCCATCAACGAAGAGATTGAGCGACTGGAAAATGATCCAAAATTTGTCCAATTACTCACTGAATATGAAGAACTCACTGATCAGGAAGAAAAAAAAATCAATACACTAAAAGAAACACTAAGAGTTAGAAAAGCGGAGAGGGATCGTTGCAGAAAGACCGGAGAGGTTCCCGAAGAGGAATTAGTCAAACAGAGCTTATCTGATAAGAGATTATTGAATAAGGAAGTAAGGGAATCAAAAGAGAGGCTACATCTGTACAAACTTCAAATAGCTAAGACTGAAGACCAGTTGGAGGATTTAAGAAGAAAGAGGAAAACCCGTTCTGCTGAAATCCAAGCTGAACTTTTCAGCCAATACTCATTTCTAAATAAAGAAGGAAAGACCAAAAGCCTTTACGATATCTTCCGAAATTCTCCATTTGGCAAACCACCGGCAGCGGCAGGTGAATGTGCCACTCCCAAACTTTTACAGTATGCCTTCCTAAACGGGTATGAACCTTTGGCCATGGCAGAATTCTGGTGGGGAGCATCACCTAAGTCGGAAGTAAGGAAGCATAAACATTACTACGGGGCCTGTAGGGGTAAATGTGAACCGATATTGGGACATATGTTAGAAGGTATAGAACTGGATCCCAATCCCCTACTAGATACGGTTGAGAAGGACATAGAAATCATCTATGAAGATGACTATTTAGCCGTGGTCAACAAACCTTCCGGACTACTTTCTGTTCCCGGTATTCAGATTTACGATTCCGTTTACAGCAGGCTTCAAGCCAGATGGGACCATGAAGCACCTTTAGTAGTTCATAGACTGGATCAGGATACGAGTGGGATACTGGTCATGGCCAGAAACAAAAACGTGCACAAACACCTGCAGAGTCAGTTTATTAGGAGAACGGTGATAAAACATTACATCGCCCTATTGGAAGGCCATTTAGTAGAGGATAAAGGGGAAATACATTTGCCATTGAGAGTAGACCTAGATGATAGGCCAAGGCAAATGGTCTGCTATGAGCATGGAAAGAAGGCGCATACCATTTGGGAAAAGATAGGAATTGAAGGTCCGTACACACGGGTAAAATTCTTTCCGGTAACCGGCCGAACCCATCAGTTGAGAATGCATGCAGCACATCATGAGGGCTTAAATGCACCTATCAAGGGAGATGACATGTACGGAAAAGCGGCGGAAAGACTATGCCTTCACGCCGCTTATTTAGAGTTCTTACATCCTGTTAAGAAGGAGAGAATGAGCTTTGAAGTTAAACCCGAGTTTTAA
- a CDS encoding Gfo/Idh/MocA family protein has translation MKSNRRTFIQTLSAAGALAATESFAKPFNIIKDMRVSPNDKIRFATIGMGIQGNFDTQSALKSGGTEFVGAADLYTGRLTRVKEVFGKDIFTTRDYREILQRKDIDAVLVVTPDHWHDRITIDALKAGKAVYCEKPMVNRIEKGKGVIDAWKKSGKTMQVGSQRISGSAFEEARKLVQAGEIGNINFVEATYDRFNAIGAWNYSIPTDASLDTVDWDTFIGDAPKRAFDAKRFFRWRNYKDYGTGVAGDLFVHLVTGVHYITGSKGPERIFSSGELSYWNDGRDVPDVMVSVFDYPKNNDHEKFQMVLRVNFANAGSIKNVTRIIGTEGQIEVGGNSLVLTKKKLPKAPGYGNYDSHFTFSEAQQAEFKKQYDAMYSEADRVAEPVKEIKFEAPKGEDEHMNHFANFFNAIRKNTQEINEDPIFGFRAAAPVLACNDSYFQQKVIKWDAQNMVLK, from the coding sequence ATGAAATCTAACCGTAGAACTTTTATTCAAACCTTAAGCGCAGCCGGTGCTTTAGCGGCTACAGAATCCTTTGCAAAGCCCTTTAATATCATAAAAGATATGCGGGTAAGCCCTAACGATAAAATACGCTTTGCCACCATAGGCATGGGTATACAAGGAAATTTTGACACCCAAAGTGCCCTTAAATCTGGCGGTACAGAATTTGTGGGCGCAGCAGACCTGTATACCGGTCGCCTTACCAGAGTCAAAGAGGTATTTGGTAAAGACATATTCACTACTCGTGATTACAGAGAAATCTTGCAGAGAAAAGATATTGATGCAGTATTAGTAGTTACCCCGGATCATTGGCACGACAGAATCACTATTGACGCGCTCAAAGCTGGCAAAGCGGTGTACTGCGAAAAACCTATGGTGAACAGAATAGAAAAGGGCAAAGGCGTCATTGATGCCTGGAAGAAATCCGGAAAGACCATGCAGGTAGGTAGCCAAAGAATCAGTGGATCAGCTTTCGAGGAAGCTAGAAAATTAGTTCAGGCCGGGGAAATAGGGAATATCAACTTTGTGGAAGCCACATACGATAGATTCAATGCTATAGGAGCATGGAACTACTCCATCCCTACGGATGCTTCACTGGATACTGTGGATTGGGATACCTTCATAGGAGATGCACCAAAAAGGGCTTTTGATGCCAAAAGATTCTTCCGCTGGAGAAATTATAAGGACTATGGAACAGGAGTGGCAGGCGACTTATTTGTTCACTTGGTAACAGGCGTACATTATATTACAGGAAGCAAAGGGCCGGAGAGAATCTTTTCTTCGGGAGAACTGAGCTATTGGAATGACGGCAGAGACGTGCCGGATGTGATGGTGTCTGTTTTTGATTATCCAAAGAACAATGACCATGAGAAGTTCCAAATGGTATTGCGCGTCAATTTTGCCAACGCTGGTTCCATCAAGAATGTAACTAGAATCATAGGTACAGAAGGACAAATTGAAGTGGGTGGTAACAGTTTGGTACTTACCAAAAAGAAACTTCCTAAAGCTCCGGGATACGGCAACTATGATTCGCACTTCACCTTCTCTGAAGCTCAGCAAGCGGAATTCAAAAAGCAATATGATGCTATGTATTCAGAAGCTGACAGAGTAGCTGAACCCGTTAAGGAGATCAAGTTCGAAGCGCCCAAAGGTGAAGATGAGCACATGAATCACTTCGCTAACTTCTTCAATGCCATCCGTAAGAATACCCAGGAAATCAATGAAGATCCTATCTTCGGTTTCCGTGCAGCTGCACCGGTATTAGCTTGTAACGACAGCTATTTCCAACAAAAAGTAATCAAATGGGATGCGCAAAATATGGTATTGAAGTAA